Genomic DNA from Cucurbita pepo subsp. pepo cultivar mu-cu-16 chromosome LG13, ASM280686v2, whole genome shotgun sequence:
ATCTACACGAATGCTGAGTTAAATCATTGTAGAGTAAAAATTGAGCTATCAACATttaagatgataattactGCTTCGTCTACTACATAAACCAACTACAGATTATGAAAGCTCTAGTTTTTGCTTTACTCCATCGAGTCATGGCTCCAAGGGGACCTGTCCCAAAGTGGGTGAATGGGGGAGAGATTTTTTTCCATTCTCACTCGGTGAACATCTCTAGTTGTTTATCCACTTATAATTGATAAAACTTCCATCAATTCAAGACTTTTCTTTAagttcaataattatattttatccGAATTAACTTAACTATTAGCTTAATAgatcgaaataaaataaatgaagggttctttgaaattaaaatcttgGAGGTTCGTAGGGGCAGTGGAAAAAGAGTCGTTGATTAGTGTGCCAAGGTTATTTCTTCCATAGCCATTGAATTTTACAGTGTGCGGCCCTTAGCCTACCAGTTTCTTCTAAGATTGGTAGGGTCCCCTCCCCTTATAGTATAGggatctctctttctctcactaCACAACACACACGAACTACTAACTACTGCcctcccttctttctctctcctcccacACGCGGTGGTTCAGAGGTCTATATATATGATACTCACTTGGCTACCCATAAATCCAACCAAGCTCCATACTCtctttctatctctctcttcttttcttgggAGCTTCAATGGCGTTGGCCATGGTCATTCTTGCTCTGTTCTTGCTCCTCTGTTTTTGTGCTGCTTTGCTGCGATGGAATGAAGTTCGATACAGCAAGAAAGGGTTGCCTCCTGGTACAATGGGCTGGCCtatttttggggaaaccaCTGAGTTTCTCAAGCAAGGaccaaactttatgaaatcCCAAAGAGCTAGGTACtgatttctctgttttctggCTTTGGATTTATGGgtttttgggattttcttttaacattgctctgttttttgtttttgaaaaggTATGGGAGCATTTTCAAGTCCCATATTTTAGGGTGTCCTACGATTGTTTGTATGGATCCAGAGGTTAATAGATATGTTTTGATGAATGAATCAAAAGGGCTTGTCCCTGGTTACCCTCAGTCCATGCTTGACATCCTTGGCAAATGCAATATCGCCGCCGTCCATGGCAGCGCCCACAAACTCATGAGAGCTGCTCTGCTCTCCGTCGTTAGCCCCACCATGATTAAAGACCGACTTCTTCCTAAAGTCGATGAGTTTATGCGATCCCATTTGAGGAATTGGGATCGCCAAATCATTGACATCCAAGACAAGACTAAAGAGGTGAACTATATGAAAAGAATGCAAATTTGCTATTTTGTTCCAATGATGTTACTCCTCCTTCCTCTGTTTTCACTAATTTTTCCCCGTCTTCCTCTTCAGATGGCGCTCTGCTCATCTTTGAAGCAGATTGCTGGAATCGAGTCCGGTCCGCTATCGGAATCTTTCATCCCGGAGTTCTTCAAGCTCGTTCTCGGAACCCTCTCGCTCCCCATCGATTTTCCCGGCACAAACTACCGCCAAGGAATTCAGGTAAAGAGatgttttgtatttgaattcCAGTAATGTAATTTTCGGCAGTTTCTGGACAAGTGAGTAGTTTTGATGTGATTTTCAGGCGAGGAAGAGCATAATAAAGCTGTTGCAGAAGCTGATAGACGAGAGAAGAGCCTCAAAGACAGAAAAAGATGACATGCTTGGGTTTTTTATGAGCGAGGAGAACAAATATAAGCTGAAGGATGAAGAGATCATTGATCAGATCATCACAGTTTTGTACTCTGGCTATGAAACTGTTTCGACAACTTCAATGATGGCTGTCAAGTTTCTCCATGATCATCCCAAAGTTCTTCAGCAGCTCAGAGTGAGTATTATTAAAGGAAGAACCAAAACATGATTTACAACTTATCTGAGCTGGAAAAGTTTGAAAAGGCTGTTGggtatgtttttctttttctttttctaagtTAGAGATTTGAAATCTGCAGGAAGAGCATTTGGCAatcagagagaagaaaaatcctGAGGACCCCATTGATTGGGATGATCTTAAAGCTATGAAGTTCACTCGTGCGGTatgatttttatgtttttactgTTGTCTTTTCACTTCTTTGAgggtttttcttccttcaaaaaaagaagagagagaaaatgatttTAACTTTACACTGTTTTTTGCTTGTGAATTGTTTAGGTGATCTTTGAAACATCAAGGCTGGCCACAATTGTTAATGGGGTCTTGAGGAAAACTACAAAGGACATGGAACTAAATGGTGAGTTGCATGGGTGCTAAAAGTTCTTATAAACAACTTAAAAGGTTCCAACCTATGGTTGGGTTAGCTTGACCAGAAAAGTTCCAACCTATGAACCGTCCGaattttcaactaaaaattcaattggacccaaatcgaaaaagaaaatgaacccaacttaacttttatgatttgagttGAGTAGTCTGAGTAATTCAAGTGATCGAGTcacctttttcattttgggaCACCTTCCTTCTCTCTTCACTGTGTTGTGGGTCAGTCTTAGATAAGGCTCATAAAGAATGACAGATCTTCTTCACCTCTTTATCACAGCAATGTGCTTACTTAGATCAAACCAAAATGTTGGGCTAAAAACTCTCAATCTTTAACCTATTTTTTCTTACAGGCTTTCTCATTCCAAAAGGATGGAGGATCTATGTGTATACCAGAGAGATAAACTATGACTCTTTTCTCTATTCTGAACCATTGACCTTCAACCCTTGGAGATGGCTGGTGGGtcttgttctctctctctctctctacccttCTTTATCTC
This window encodes:
- the LOC111808466 gene encoding cytochrome P450 85A-like, producing the protein MALAMVILALFLLLCFCAALLRWNEVRYSKKGLPPGTMGWPIFGETTEFLKQGPNFMKSQRARYGSIFKSHILGCPTIVCMDPEVNRYVLMNESKGLVPGYPQSMLDILGKCNIAAVHGSAHKLMRAALLSVVSPTMIKDRLLPKVDEFMRSHLRNWDRQIIDIQDKTKEMALCSSLKQIAGIESGPLSESFIPEFFKLVLGTLSLPIDFPGTNYRQGIQARKSIIKLLQKLIDERRASKTEKDDMLGFFMSEENKYKLKDEEIIDQIITVLYSGYETVSTTSMMAVKFLHDHPKVLQQLREEHLAIREKKNPEDPIDWDDLKAMKFTRAVIFETSRLATIVNGVLRKTTKDMELNGFLIPKGWRIYVYTREINYDSFLYSEPLTFNPWRWLDKNLESHNYFFIFGGGTRQCPGKELGIAEISTFLHYFVTKYRWEEVGGDKLLKFPRVEAPSGFHIRVSSY